Proteins from one Legionella taurinensis genomic window:
- a CDS encoding type II secretion system F family protein, translating to MEKAKNDIITYQWEGVNKAGEKVNGVIDARSLAIAKADLRKQGIITKKVVKKRKPFFDKKNKKITQGDITVFSRQMATMIEAGIPLIQSFDIVAKGQSNQKMRDLIETIKRDVETGLTLAESLQKHPAYFNELFCNLVDAGEKSGSLEIMLDKVATYKEKIETIKKKIKKALTYPMAVLVVAFLVTTALMIFVVPQFESLFEGFGADLPAMTRMVVDMSEFFQSYWYIMFGAIGGAIYAFIYFKNHSPQFAHSIDRAMLKFPVVGPILEKAAIARFTRTLSITFAAGLPLVEALKSVSGATGNILYAKATDKIREEVSTGQQMQVAMDNTHLFPNMVIQMVAIGEESGALEQMLGKVADFYEEEVDNAVDALSSLLEPIIMSILGVLVGGLVVAMYLPIFKLGSAV from the coding sequence ATGGAAAAAGCAAAAAACGACATCATCACCTACCAATGGGAAGGGGTGAATAAAGCTGGCGAGAAGGTGAATGGGGTCATTGATGCCCGAAGCCTTGCCATTGCCAAAGCCGACCTTCGCAAACAGGGGATCATTACTAAAAAAGTCGTCAAAAAACGAAAGCCCTTTTTTGACAAAAAAAATAAAAAAATCACGCAGGGCGATATTACAGTGTTCAGCCGCCAGATGGCGACCATGATTGAGGCCGGTATTCCTTTAATTCAATCCTTTGATATCGTCGCCAAAGGCCAAAGCAACCAGAAAATGCGTGATCTTATCGAGACCATTAAACGGGATGTGGAAACTGGCCTGACACTGGCTGAATCGCTGCAGAAACACCCCGCTTATTTTAACGAACTCTTTTGTAACCTGGTGGATGCCGGTGAAAAATCAGGTTCCCTGGAAATCATGCTGGACAAGGTTGCCACTTATAAAGAAAAAATTGAAACCATCAAGAAAAAAATCAAGAAAGCATTAACCTACCCCATGGCCGTGCTGGTTGTCGCTTTTTTAGTGACCACCGCCCTGATGATATTCGTGGTGCCCCAGTTTGAATCCTTGTTCGAAGGATTTGGCGCTGATTTACCTGCCATGACCCGAATGGTTGTGGACATGTCTGAATTTTTCCAATCCTATTGGTACATTATGTTCGGTGCCATTGGCGGCGCCATTTATGCCTTTATCTATTTTAAAAACCACTCGCCGCAATTCGCCCACTCCATTGATCGGGCCATGTTAAAATTTCCGGTGGTAGGTCCCATCCTTGAAAAAGCCGCCATTGCCCGTTTTACTCGAACCCTCTCCATTACCTTTGCAGCCGGTTTGCCTCTGGTTGAAGCCTTAAAATCGGTCTCGGGCGCAACCGGTAACATCCTGTATGCCAAAGCCACCGACAAGATCAGGGAAGAGGTATCCACCGGGCAGCAAATGCAGGTGGCCATGGACAATACCCACCTGTTTCCTAATATGGTAATCCAGATGGTGGCCATCGGTGAAGAATCCGGAGCCCTGGAACAAATGCTGGGTAAAGTGGCGGATTTCTACGAAGAAGAAGTGGATAACGCCGTGGATGCCTTGAGCAGCTTGCTCGAACCCATTATCATGTCCATTTTAGGGGTTTTAGTTGGCGGCCTGGTGGTGGCCATGTACCTGCCGATTTTCAAACTGGGTTCAGCGGTCTAA
- a CDS encoding methyltransferase domain-containing protein, with product MLACQDPIDRFCALEQWFASPLGKDIAQAFDTELAHLKQLLHGEIMLQLGSGSENLWFSSLRFQHKWLAMTHFDPNRATLVTKLNQLPLDRDSVDCIIAPLALEAFTHLENPIDEWDRVLKPMGYLVFLGINPLSLWGGWLRYSKNACFNGAMGYPKSVFSIKRALIHRGYMQCHFNTFYYAPPAKTEKWRRRLQILNVIGKMISPLPAGFYCLVVQKYVESDVLPEPEAADLLVDSTPIFRAQCRNPHQ from the coding sequence ATGTTGGCTTGTCAAGACCCAATCGATCGTTTTTGTGCACTTGAGCAATGGTTTGCCAGTCCTTTGGGCAAGGACATCGCTCAGGCATTCGATACGGAATTGGCTCATCTAAAACAGCTTCTCCATGGCGAAATTATGCTACAACTCGGCAGCGGTAGCGAGAACTTATGGTTTTCTTCCCTTCGTTTTCAGCATAAATGGCTTGCCATGACTCATTTTGATCCAAATAGAGCCACGCTGGTAACCAAACTCAATCAATTGCCCCTGGATCGCGACAGCGTTGACTGCATCATCGCGCCCTTAGCCCTGGAGGCTTTTACTCATCTGGAAAATCCAATCGATGAATGGGACAGGGTGTTAAAACCGATGGGCTATCTGGTGTTTTTGGGGATTAATCCCTTAAGTCTGTGGGGTGGGTGGCTGCGTTATTCCAAAAACGCCTGTTTCAACGGCGCCATGGGCTACCCAAAATCGGTTTTTTCCATCAAGCGGGCGCTTATTCATCGCGGTTATATGCAGTGCCATTTTAATACCTTTTATTATGCGCCACCCGCTAAAACGGAGAAATGGCGGCGGCGATTGCAAATCCTGAATGTGATAGGCAAGATGATTTCACCGCTACCGGCTGGTTTTTATTGCCTTGTCGTGCAGAAATACGTTGAAAGCGATGTACTCCCTGAGCCTGAAGCGGCGGATTTGTTGGTTGATTCAACCCCCATTTTCAGAGCCCAGTGCCGCAATCCCCATCAATAG
- a CDS encoding prepilin peptidase encodes MELNHFLATYLYVFIGILSLLVGSLLNVVIYRLPLMLRAEFLRDYQELTNQESREEKPSINLFLPRSFCPACQNTVKARHNIPLVSYLWLRGKCAYCGHPISKRYPLVELVTLLLSLAAMWHFGLTLHLPFVLLFIWLLIPMFFIDLDHQLLPDSLTLGLLWLGLLANTANLFTPLPIAVLSAAGAYLVLWLFIQLFYLVTGKVGMGNGDFKLFAAFGAWLGWTQLPLILLLASISGAVIGSIYLRLQQKGSETPIAFGPFLCIAGLISLFYGNDIIHWYLKLWF; translated from the coding sequence ATGGAATTAAATCATTTTCTCGCAACCTACCTTTATGTTTTCATTGGTATTCTTTCATTATTGGTAGGCAGCCTGCTCAATGTGGTCATTTATCGCCTTCCTCTCATGCTTCGCGCTGAATTTCTGCGGGACTATCAAGAACTGACAAACCAGGAGAGCCGAGAGGAAAAGCCGTCCATTAATCTGTTTTTACCGCGTTCGTTCTGCCCGGCCTGTCAAAACACGGTCAAAGCGCGTCACAATATCCCCCTCGTCAGTTACCTCTGGCTGCGCGGAAAATGCGCTTATTGCGGGCATCCCATTTCCAAACGCTACCCACTGGTTGAATTAGTGACTTTGCTGCTGTCATTAGCGGCCATGTGGCACTTTGGCTTAACCCTGCATTTGCCCTTTGTTCTACTGTTCATTTGGCTGCTTATCCCCATGTTTTTCATTGATTTGGATCATCAGTTGCTTCCTGACAGTTTAACGCTGGGGCTCCTCTGGCTTGGTCTTCTTGCCAATACAGCCAATCTCTTTACACCGCTTCCCATTGCCGTCCTCAGTGCAGCCGGTGCTTACTTGGTTCTCTGGCTGTTTATTCAGTTATTTTATCTGGTGACAGGAAAAGTTGGCATGGGCAATGGGGATTTTAAACTGTTTGCCGCCTTCGGCGCCTGGCTTGGCTGGACGCAACTGCCGCTTATTTTATTACTGGCCTCCATATCCGGGGCAGTAATAGGATCGATTTATCTGCGCCTGCAACAAAAAGGCAGCGAAACCCCCATCGCTTTCGGTCCCTTTTTATGCATCGCTGGACTGATTTCACTGTTTTATGGTAACGACATCATCCACTGGTACCTGAAACTTTGGTTTTAG
- the ppsR gene encoding posphoenolpyruvate synthetase regulatory kinase/phosphorylase PpsR gives MMRHVFMISDGTGITAENLGNSLMTQFGNIPFEKRTVPYVDTIEKAEAVVLEINQRFEETGAKPLVFMTLINSEIAKTIKQAHACVYDLFNTFLGPLEKELNSKSSYTVGRAHGVANTQSYTHRIEAIDYALAHDDGVKIRGYDQADIILIGVSRCGKTPSCLYMALHFGVLAANYPFTEEDLSSFRLPDSLRPYKSKLFGLTIDAERLQHIRTERRPNSKYASAEQCRLEVAEVEAMYRRENIPYLNSTRFSIEEIATKVLAIAGIKRKF, from the coding sequence TTGATGCGACATGTGTTTATGATTTCCGACGGGACGGGTATTACCGCTGAAAACCTGGGCAATAGCCTGATGACCCAGTTTGGCAATATCCCATTTGAAAAACGAACGGTTCCGTATGTCGATACCATCGAAAAAGCCGAAGCGGTGGTACTGGAAATTAATCAACGTTTTGAAGAAACCGGGGCTAAGCCGCTTGTGTTCATGACCCTCATCAACAGTGAAATTGCCAAAACCATTAAACAGGCCCATGCCTGTGTTTATGATTTATTCAATACTTTCCTTGGTCCCCTGGAAAAAGAACTCAATTCCAAATCATCCTATACGGTTGGCCGTGCGCATGGGGTCGCCAACACCCAATCCTACACGCACCGTATTGAAGCCATTGATTATGCGCTGGCACACGATGATGGGGTAAAAATTCGCGGGTACGATCAAGCCGACATTATTCTCATCGGCGTTTCTCGTTGCGGTAAAACACCCAGTTGCCTGTACATGGCCCTGCATTTTGGTGTTCTGGCCGCAAACTACCCATTTACTGAAGAAGACTTGTCCAGTTTTCGCTTACCGGATAGCCTGCGCCCGTACAAGAGCAAATTATTCGGTTTAACCATCGATGCCGAGCGTTTGCAGCATATTCGTACTGAGAGGCGTCCTAACAGCAAATACGCTTCGGCGGAACAGTGCCGGCTTGAGGTCGCTGAAGTCGAAGCCATGTATCGACGTGAAAACATCCCCTACCTCAACTCCACCCGTTTCTCCATTGAGGAAATAGCGACCAAAGTATTGGCCATCGCTGGAATCAAGCGGAAATTTTAA
- a CDS encoding DUF1820 family protein, with translation MSKRRIYRITFANQDSVYEIYARKVSESEMFGFLEVEEFVFGENTSLVVDPSEERLKMEFSTIKRTYIPMHTIFRIDEVEKQGVAKMRDKGRDDNKVSLFPMAGKRKE, from the coding sequence ATGTCAAAAAGACGAATTTACCGTATCACGTTCGCGAATCAGGACAGTGTATACGAAATCTATGCCCGCAAAGTGAGCGAGAGCGAGATGTTTGGCTTTCTTGAAGTGGAAGAGTTTGTTTTTGGAGAAAACACGTCACTGGTCGTGGATCCCTCTGAAGAGCGTTTAAAAATGGAATTCAGCACAATCAAGCGAACCTACATTCCCATGCACACCATATTCCGTATTGATGAGGTGGAAAAGCAGGGCGTGGCCAAAATGCGTGATAAAGGGCGGGACGATAACAAGGTCAGCCTGTTTCCTATGGCCGGAAAGCGAAAAGAGTAG
- the pilB gene encoding type IV-A pilus assembly ATPase PilB, which yields MATAAEEQRLQGIAQLMVHESLLDKDKAIEYQNQAQANKQSLLQYLVANNLLSAEKIAFTVAQNFGVPLIDLDAIDPDTMPTSLVNEKLIRRHSIVPLFTRGNHLFLATDDPSKQASLKEIQFHTGLHSNAVVVETNKLNKLIDKLLNEKDSQGLTDYVEDGTGDLEGLEISADDEEQDTDSSAANDDAPVVKFVNKILVEAIKKGVSDIHFEPYEKEYRIRYRQDGILTEVATPPVSLSSRITARIKVMSNLDISERRIPQDGRFKMKLSRTRAIDFRVSTCPTVGGEKVVMRILDPGSTKLGIEALGFSKWQRAHFVKAIEKPQGMILVTGPTGSGKTVSLYTALNILNTIETNISTAEDPVEIKVPGINQVNINPKAGLTFSSTLRSFLRQDPDVIMVGEIRDLETAEIAVKAAQTGHLVLSTLHTNSAAETLTRLINMGIPSFNIASSVSLLIAQRLARRLCEQCKAPRDDFTPQSLIELGFKEEDAQHVTPYKAVGCNQCNNGYRGRVGLFEVMPMSKAIGQIIMTGGNSLDILKQAQTEGMLTIYQSGLEKIKDGVTTIEEVNRVTVD from the coding sequence ATGGCAACTGCTGCAGAAGAACAACGCTTACAGGGAATTGCTCAGCTGATGGTCCATGAGAGCCTTCTGGACAAAGATAAAGCTATTGAGTACCAGAATCAGGCTCAGGCGAACAAGCAATCCTTGTTGCAGTACTTAGTCGCCAATAACCTGCTTTCTGCCGAAAAAATTGCATTTACCGTAGCCCAGAATTTTGGTGTACCCCTGATTGATCTCGATGCGATTGACCCCGATACCATGCCAACAAGTCTTGTTAATGAGAAATTAATCAGACGCCACTCCATCGTGCCGCTTTTTACCCGCGGCAATCACCTGTTCCTGGCGACCGATGATCCGAGCAAACAGGCTTCTCTTAAAGAAATCCAGTTCCACACCGGCCTGCACTCCAATGCGGTAGTCGTTGAAACCAACAAACTCAATAAACTAATCGACAAACTGCTGAATGAGAAGGACAGCCAGGGCCTGACCGATTATGTGGAGGATGGCACCGGCGATCTTGAAGGCCTTGAAATCAGTGCCGACGATGAGGAACAGGATACCGACTCGAGTGCGGCCAACGATGATGCACCCGTGGTCAAATTTGTTAATAAAATTCTGGTGGAAGCCATTAAAAAAGGCGTGTCGGATATTCACTTTGAACCTTATGAAAAAGAATACCGTATCCGCTACCGTCAGGATGGGATTTTAACCGAGGTGGCCACGCCGCCGGTCAGCCTGTCCAGCCGGATTACTGCCCGGATAAAAGTCATGTCGAATCTTGACATTTCCGAACGCCGTATTCCTCAGGATGGACGCTTTAAAATGAAGCTTTCACGTACCCGCGCCATTGATTTCCGGGTCAGCACCTGCCCCACCGTCGGCGGTGAAAAAGTCGTGATGCGTATTCTTGACCCGGGCTCAACCAAACTGGGGATCGAAGCCCTGGGATTCAGCAAATGGCAACGCGCGCACTTTGTTAAAGCCATTGAAAAGCCCCAAGGCATGATTTTGGTGACTGGCCCGACAGGAAGCGGTAAAACCGTCTCCCTGTACACGGCATTAAATATCCTAAACACCATAGAGACCAACATTTCCACCGCCGAAGATCCGGTGGAAATTAAAGTACCGGGAATTAACCAGGTGAATATCAACCCCAAAGCGGGCCTGACCTTCTCCAGTACACTTCGATCTTTTCTTCGCCAAGACCCTGACGTCATCATGGTCGGGGAGATTCGCGATCTTGAAACCGCAGAAATCGCGGTCAAGGCAGCCCAGACCGGACACCTGGTGCTGTCAACCCTGCACACCAACAGTGCAGCCGAAACCCTGACCCGTTTAATTAACATGGGTATCCCTTCCTTTAACATCGCAAGTTCGGTAAGCCTGCTTATCGCCCAGCGTCTGGCACGGCGTTTATGCGAACAATGCAAAGCCCCGCGTGACGATTTCACGCCGCAGAGTTTGATTGAGCTGGGTTTTAAAGAAGAGGATGCTCAGCACGTCACGCCCTACAAGGCGGTAGGCTGCAATCAATGCAACAACGGCTACAGGGGACGAGTTGGCCTTTTTGAAGTCATGCCCATGTCAAAAGCCATCGGTCAGATCATTATGACGGGCGGCAATTCACTGGACATCCTGAAACAGGCTCAAACCGAAGGCATGCTGACGATTTATCAATCCGGTCTCGAAAAAATCAAAGACGGTGTCACCACCATTGAGGAGGTCAATCGGGTAACCGTTGATTAA
- a CDS encoding bifunctional 2-methylcitrate dehydratase/aconitate hydratase: MHSYVEDNVKPDYDKVISDIADYVLNHEIKSPKAYETARLCLMDTLGCGMLALNFPECTKLLGPVVPGAILPGGARVPGTGYELDPVQAAFNIGAMIRWLDFNDTWLAAEWGHPSDNLGAILAVADYISRQNIKNNQPPLSMHTVLTAMIKAHEIQGCLALENSFNRVGLDHVILVKVASSAVAALLLGADRDQLMRTLSQVFVDGQSLRTYRHAPNAGSRKSWAAGDATSRAVRLALMTASGEMGYPSALSAPKWGFYDVLFDGKPFKFQRPYGSYVMENVLFKLSYPAEFHAQTAVECAVQLHGQIKNRLAEISRIELVTHESAIRIISKQGALHNPADRDHCLQYMVAVALLHGDLKAEHYEDDVASDPRIDALRAKMQVTENAHFSQDYHDPEKRSIANSMRIHFNDGSQSDLITVEYPIGHQRRREEGIPVLMDKFIRNINTRFSDERCDEILKAMNDTNTLSAMPVTDFMTLWQA, from the coding sequence ATGCATTCGTATGTTGAAGACAATGTAAAACCCGATTATGACAAGGTAATCAGTGACATTGCAGATTACGTGTTAAACCATGAAATCAAGAGTCCGAAGGCTTATGAAACGGCCCGTTTGTGCCTCATGGATACCTTAGGTTGCGGCATGCTGGCTTTAAATTTTCCAGAATGCACCAAATTGCTTGGCCCTGTTGTACCGGGCGCCATACTGCCCGGCGGGGCGCGTGTCCCGGGCACAGGGTACGAGCTTGATCCCGTGCAGGCCGCTTTTAACATTGGCGCCATGATCCGCTGGCTGGATTTTAATGACACCTGGCTTGCAGCCGAGTGGGGCCATCCCTCGGATAATCTGGGCGCCATTCTGGCAGTAGCCGACTACATCAGCCGTCAGAATATAAAAAACAACCAGCCGCCGCTGTCCATGCACACCGTCTTGACCGCCATGATCAAGGCTCATGAAATACAGGGTTGTCTGGCTTTGGAGAACAGCTTTAACCGTGTTGGTCTTGACCATGTCATTCTGGTTAAAGTCGCAAGCAGTGCGGTGGCGGCTTTATTGCTGGGTGCTGACAGGGATCAACTGATGCGTACCTTGTCGCAGGTATTCGTGGATGGCCAAAGCTTAAGAACTTATCGCCATGCACCCAATGCCGGTTCCCGCAAATCCTGGGCGGCCGGCGATGCCACTTCCAGAGCCGTTCGTCTTGCGCTCATGACTGCAAGTGGCGAAATGGGTTATCCCAGTGCGCTTTCGGCGCCCAAGTGGGGTTTTTACGACGTGCTGTTTGATGGGAAGCCGTTTAAATTCCAAAGACCGTACGGATCGTATGTGATGGAAAATGTGCTGTTTAAATTATCCTATCCTGCCGAATTTCATGCCCAAACGGCGGTGGAGTGTGCGGTACAGCTGCATGGCCAAATTAAAAACCGCCTTGCTGAAATAAGCCGCATCGAACTGGTGACGCATGAGTCGGCTATCCGCATTATCAGCAAACAGGGTGCGTTGCACAATCCGGCCGATCGTGATCACTGCCTGCAGTACATGGTGGCAGTTGCTTTATTGCATGGCGACTTGAAAGCAGAGCACTATGAAGACGACGTGGCCTCCGATCCTCGGATTGATGCCTTGCGTGCTAAAATGCAAGTCACTGAAAATGCGCATTTTTCTCAAGACTACCATGATCCGGAAAAGCGTTCGATAGCCAATAGCATGCGTATTCATTTCAACGATGGCAGTCAAAGCGATTTAATCACGGTCGAGTACCCCATCGGTCATCAACGCCGTCGTGAAGAGGGGATTCCGGTGTTGATGGATAAGTTTATCCGTAATATCAACACCCGTTTTTCGGACGAACGATGCGATGAAATACTGAAAGCCATGAATGACACCAATACCCTGAGCGCTATGCCGGTGACTGACTTCATGACACTTTGGCAAGCCTAA
- the prpC gene encoding bifunctional 2-methylcitrate synthase/citrate synthase gives MVNSTAGLEGVIAGQSAIATVGHEGAGLNYRGYSIDDLAAHATFEEVAYLLHYGHLPTRNELTRYTQKLTGLREIPGTLKTVLKLIPKDTHPMDVLRTACSMLGTLEPEHDFKQQYDIADRLLALFPGIMCYWYAWHFKGKEISEYSDEDTIGGHFIALLHGRKPSTLERDMMNVSLILYAEHEFNASTFAARVTAATLSDFYSAITTAIGTLRGPLHGGANEAAMELLSQFRDPDEAEEKLMTMLAQKAKIMGFGHRVYKDCDPRSDIIKSWSKKLAMAKNDTPLFTISERVEAVMRREKKLFPNLDFYSASAYHYVDVPTPLFTPIFVMSRITGWSAHVFEQRADNRLIRPTSEYTGPEPRAYVAIEARG, from the coding sequence ATGGTCAATAGTACAGCCGGTCTGGAAGGAGTGATTGCGGGCCAATCGGCTATCGCGACTGTGGGACATGAGGGCGCAGGATTGAATTATCGCGGCTATTCTATTGATGATTTAGCCGCCCATGCCACGTTTGAAGAAGTGGCTTACCTGCTGCACTACGGCCATTTGCCGACACGTAATGAGCTGACCCGTTACACTCAAAAGCTGACCGGCTTAAGGGAAATCCCCGGCACGTTAAAAACAGTATTGAAGCTGATACCGAAAGACACTCACCCCATGGATGTGTTAAGAACGGCCTGCTCCATGCTCGGCACGCTGGAACCTGAGCATGATTTTAAACAGCAGTATGATATCGCTGACCGTTTGCTGGCCCTGTTTCCGGGGATCATGTGTTATTGGTATGCCTGGCATTTCAAAGGCAAGGAAATTTCCGAATACAGCGACGAAGACACCATTGGCGGTCATTTTATCGCCCTTCTTCATGGGCGGAAGCCGTCCACGCTTGAGCGCGACATGATGAATGTCTCGCTGATTCTGTATGCGGAGCATGAGTTTAATGCGTCAACCTTTGCGGCCAGAGTCACGGCGGCGACTTTATCTGACTTTTATTCGGCCATTACCACAGCCATCGGCACCTTAAGAGGGCCCTTGCATGGTGGCGCCAATGAAGCGGCCATGGAACTGCTGAGCCAGTTTCGTGATCCGGATGAAGCAGAAGAAAAATTAATGACCATGCTGGCTCAAAAAGCCAAAATCATGGGGTTTGGCCATCGGGTATATAAAGACTGCGATCCGCGTTCCGACATCATCAAATCCTGGTCCAAAAAACTCGCCATGGCGAAAAATGACACGCCATTGTTCACCATTTCCGAGCGCGTCGAGGCCGTCATGCGGCGTGAGAAAAAATTATTCCCCAATCTGGATTTCTACAGTGCATCGGCTTACCACTACGTGGATGTTCCGACGCCACTGTTTACACCCATTTTCGTGATGTCACGGATTACTGGCTGGTCTGCGCATGTTTTTGAACAACGTGCGGATAATCGGTTAATCCGACCCACGTCCGAATACACGGGGCCAGAACCACGGGCCTATGTAGCCATTGAAGCAAGAGGATAA
- a CDS encoding hypoxanthine-guanine phosphoribosyltransferase, which yields MSIPEKIKEVYEKSTLLFTTKEVEAALDRMAIKIQETLHDKNPIILCVMIGGLVPMGNLLPRLDFPLEVDYVHATRYRGDITGGDLVWKVRPSVELSGRTVLVVDDILDGGVTLAAIIEEIKKMGAGEVYSAVLVDKHHKRVPNGLKEADFVGLQVDDHYIFGYGMDYNEYLRNAPGIFVVAPEHE from the coding sequence ATGTCTATTCCCGAAAAAATTAAAGAAGTTTATGAGAAATCCACCCTTTTATTCACCACAAAAGAGGTTGAAGCGGCGCTTGATCGCATGGCCATTAAAATTCAGGAAACACTGCACGATAAAAATCCCATCATTCTCTGTGTGATGATCGGTGGACTGGTTCCCATGGGAAACCTGTTACCGAGGCTCGATTTTCCGCTGGAAGTGGATTATGTGCATGCCACCCGATACCGCGGCGATATTACCGGCGGCGATTTGGTTTGGAAAGTAAGACCCAGCGTGGAATTATCCGGCAGAACGGTGCTGGTTGTAGACGACATTCTCGACGGCGGTGTGACGCTGGCCGCAATCATTGAAGAAATTAAAAAAATGGGTGCTGGGGAGGTGTATAGCGCGGTTTTGGTCGATAAACATCATAAACGCGTTCCCAACGGCCTGAAAGAAGCGGATTTTGTGGGTCTGCAGGTCGATGATCATTACATTTTCGGCTACGGAATGGATTACAACGAATACCTGCGTAACGCCCCGGGGATTTTCGTTGTCGCCCCCGAACATGAGTAA
- a CDS encoding HlyD family type I secretion periplasmic adaptor subunit has product MIHVERPRFFAHVILWSTAFFLLCALLWADFAVLDEVTVGQGKVIPSSQVQIIQNLEGGIVNKLFVKEGEVVDANQVLMQIDNTRFMATFKEAQKKMVSLQMQILRINAEMNEIPMVVPEDLLKENPELAEAEKALFDSRQDQLKQLNLALKLAVKELDLSKPLVSRGAVSEVEIIRLERTVNEIKGKISQFKSEALEQLNKAKGDLAALKEAHTADADRLVRTTVRSPVKGIVKRIKINTVGGVIQPGMDIIEIVPLDDTLLIEAKIKPSDIGFIKHGQSATVKLTAYDYAIYGGLSGKVEQISADTITDDKQGKEETYYIIRVRTDKNYLGTEADPLYIIPGMMATVDILTGHKSVLDYLLKPILKAKQTALRER; this is encoded by the coding sequence ATGATTCACGTTGAACGACCTCGCTTCTTTGCCCATGTTATTCTGTGGAGTACGGCCTTCTTCCTGCTTTGCGCCCTGCTCTGGGCTGATTTTGCCGTGTTGGATGAGGTTACTGTCGGGCAAGGCAAGGTGATCCCTTCAAGCCAGGTGCAAATCATTCAAAACCTCGAGGGAGGCATCGTCAATAAACTGTTTGTGAAGGAAGGCGAGGTCGTCGATGCCAATCAGGTGTTGATGCAAATTGATAATACCCGCTTCATGGCCACTTTTAAGGAAGCACAAAAGAAAATGGTCTCTCTGCAAATGCAAATTCTTCGCATTAATGCCGAGATGAATGAAATCCCCATGGTCGTTCCAGAGGACCTGTTAAAAGAAAACCCTGAGCTCGCTGAGGCTGAAAAAGCACTGTTCGATTCCCGTCAGGACCAGTTAAAACAACTCAATTTAGCCCTCAAACTGGCCGTTAAAGAGTTGGATTTATCCAAACCCTTAGTCAGCCGGGGCGCGGTGTCAGAGGTGGAAATCATACGTCTTGAGCGTACTGTCAATGAGATAAAAGGCAAAATTTCACAATTTAAATCCGAAGCCCTGGAGCAGCTTAACAAAGCCAAGGGCGATCTTGCCGCACTGAAGGAGGCACACACGGCGGATGCCGACCGCCTGGTCCGAACGACGGTACGCTCACCGGTGAAAGGCATTGTTAAACGCATCAAAATCAACACCGTCGGCGGTGTGATTCAACCTGGAATGGACATCATCGAAATTGTGCCGCTGGATGACACCTTGCTGATTGAGGCAAAAATCAAACCCTCAGACATTGGCTTTATCAAGCATGGCCAATCCGCCACAGTGAAATTAACGGCTTATGATTACGCCATTTATGGGGGGCTGTCAGGAAAAGTCGAACAAATCAGCGCAGACACCATCACCGATGACAAGCAGGGCAAGGAAGAGACTTATTACATTATCCGCGTGCGCACCGATAAGAATTACCTGGGAACAGAGGCCGATCCCCTTTACATTATCCCTGGGATGATGGCCACTGTGGATATTCTTACTGGCCATAAGTCGGTTCTTGATTATCTCCTTAAACCCATCCTTAAAGCCAAACAGACGGCGCTGCGTGAACGCTAA